GGAGGCACAGAGCTCACAGAGGAATTCCAAAATCTTCTCCGTGTCCTCCATGTCTCCGTGGTGAATAACGGGATATTGGAATCCTCCATCCCCCTTGTCTCTTTGCTTTTTTTATTTTGTGTTGTGGTCGTTCCGGTCATGGGAGTTAATTTCTGAGACGGATCAGGTTCCGTTTTGTGTGCAGCGAAGGGGAATATTGTATCCATGAAAGATTCAGAGCATTTGCCGCCGTTTTCTGTCAGGGAGAGCCAGAGGGCCCGGAGAGTGATCCTTAAAATATTCCCGGGAAAGGGCCTGGAAGTGGTGATTCCCAAGGGGTTTGACCGCAAACACATCCCTTCCATCATTCATGAAAAAAAGGAATGGATTGAAGAGGTATTCAACAAGTTTCGGATGCGGGGGCAATACCTGGCGGAAAGCGCTCCGAGCCTGCCGCAAGTGGTGAACCTCAAGGCGGTCGACCGACTCATCACCGTCCAATACAGACCGGGGCCAGCCTCGAGGATGGAACTCATCGAATCACCCGATTCACATTTGGAATTCATAGGCAATGTGAATGACTCCGCAATGTGCAGGCAACTTTTGCGCCTCTGGCTCAAACACCAGGGGCATCGGCACCTCGTTCCATGGCTCCACAGGATCGGTGAGGAAACAGGCCTCGTTTTTCAAAAAACCCAGGTCCGGGAACAGAAAAGCAGATGGGGAAGCTGTTCCAGCAAGGGAACCATAAGCCTCAACTGCAAGCTGCTTTTTCTTCCTTCGGAATTGGTGCGATATGTCATGATTCATGAGCTCTGCCACACCATCCATCTCAATCACTCGCCAAGCTTTTGGGCCTCCGTTGCCAAACTGGAACCTCGCTATAGAGTCCTGGACGCCGGTGTGAACGCTGCACAAAGCCACGTCCCTCCATGGGCCCGGTGATCCGGCTTACGATTCCATGCCGTACCCCGGGAAACAGTTCAAGAAACAGTTCGATCGTTCTACACTCTCAGGACGATTCAAGGCTTTCCTGTGGGGGTGGTGCAGTCGATCGTTTGCTGGAAGCCATCACGATCTTTGAACCCTTAAGCACCTGAGCACATATTTTTTGGCATTTTCATACCGTCATACCGGCGAAAGCCGGTATCCAGAGAATTTGCCGTGGGGCTGGATTCCGGCTAAAAGCATGCCGGAATGACGTAATCAATAAGGCTCAAGAATGTTAAATAACTTCTGCTCAGGTACTTAAACAT
This region of Desulforhabdus amnigena genomic DNA includes:
- a CDS encoding M48 family metallopeptidase; amino-acid sequence: MKDSEHLPPFSVRESQRARRVILKIFPGKGLEVVIPKGFDRKHIPSIIHEKKEWIEEVFNKFRMRGQYLAESAPSLPQVVNLKAVDRLITVQYRPGPASRMELIESPDSHLEFIGNVNDSAMCRQLLRLWLKHQGHRHLVPWLHRIGEETGLVFQKTQVREQKSRWGSCSSKGTISLNCKLLFLPSELVRYVMIHELCHTIHLNHSPSFWASVAKLEPRYRVLDAGVNAAQSHVPPWAR